In the Alistipes provencensis genome, CTCCCAGTTGGAGCAATGGCAGAGACTGTTAATGCGTTTTATTTTATCTTTAGCCGTAATACTTGTGTGATTGACGATAAAATCCATATAGGACCGGATATAGCCTGCAAACAGGCGGTCGGTCCTTATCATAAAATCGTCATCATCCATGAACTGAGGATATCTTTTCTGAATATGATTATGGAACTTCTCGAAATCGGCTCTTTTGTCTTTTGCCGTGTTACAGGTGATTGATTGCTGATTGGTATAATAATGATAAAAGCAGTTAGGTATTATCACAACCTTTCCGGCGTGGCTGAGATAATCAAGGTTGAATAATAGATCCTCACTGATCAACGAGCGCTCACTTTCGAATCTGATTCCATGTGTGTCTATGATTGACTTGCGGTATAGGGCAACCTTTGCTGATACCTGGATAGGTCGTTCAATATCTATATGTGGTTCTGACGCAATCATATTTTTCATCAATACACCTATCTCGGGTTTGGTGGAAAAAATCTCGATTGACGCCGGATGTGGAAGCGTCCCAATAGCCATAGTTCCGTTATTTCGTTCTAATCCCGAAAACACAATATCCGCTTCATGGGAACTTGCGATGTCTGTCATTTGTTTATACATATTGTTGTCCACCCAGTCATCGGAGTCCACGAATGCCACATATTCGCCAACAGCGATATTAAGCCCTGTGTTACATGCCATGCCAAGGCCTGCATTTTGTTTATGGACCACCTTTATGTTGGAATGGATTGAGGCATATTTATCGCACATCTGCGGACAAAGGTCGGGACTGCCGTCGTCAACAAGAATTATTTCAATATTGTCGATAGTTTGATTCAGCAGGCTGTTTACGCACCGGTCAAGATATTTTTCAACGTTGTAGACTGGTACTATAACTGAGATCAGTGGTCGCATGATTGATATGATAATTGGAGATTAGCCGAATACCAATTTGTAAACTTTTGGCAATTTTTTAAGAACTTTGTCCAAATACAAGGTCATCCACAAAATGCCGACGGCAATCGTAATGTTAACTATGCTTTTTATAATTTCATTAGGAATCAAATCACCCAAAGATGGAATTTGGAAATAATCATAGGCCACAAAATTTTTCGTAAGAATGAATATGAAAAAATAATGAAATAGATATGTTGGAAGGGTGTTTTTGCCGGCGTGAATCCAAAATTTCCAAAAAGATGTTGATGAAGAGATGTACTCCCTATACAAAAAGAATGATGAAACCGTGATAAAAACTCCCAAAAATGAATTAAACTTGTAACCAATTACCCCCCCCCAGTATGTTTGATTGATTATCAAGAAAATAGTTGCACAGCACAAAATGAATCCCTTATTTGATAGACGTTTCTGAAATTGGTCGATGTATATTTTGCATACAGCGCCGAAAAAGAAATAGCCGCTTAACGAGATAGTTTTTTCAATACACAGCAGATTTGAGAGTTTGATAATTTGCTCTGATAATAAATGTTGATTAGGATACAGGATTGATATACTAATGCATAACATGGAACAAATCGCAAAAATCAAAGCCACATTTCTTTTTTTCATTTTCTTCAGATAACATATCCTTGTTATTGTTACAAAAATCAAAAAGATTTCAACGAGCGATAACGTAAACCAGTAACCTGATTTCATCGGGTCGAAAAGCCTTGCATTAAAATATTCAGGAAAAGCTGAAAATTTTCTTGTGCTAAAATAGAACAATAAAACAATGTAGACAATCCAAACAATTAAAGTTGGCTTTAATTGTTTGTTTAATCTATTAACTATTCTCGTCCTAAATTTTTCTTTGGTCAGGCTGGGTGTATATGCAAGATATCCTGAGATAAAAAAGAACAATGGCATCCTTATTGCCTCAAAGATAGAATCGAATATAGTACAATCTTGCCATACAAATGCATGTAAGTGTGTGGTGATTACCAAAAATATGGTAAATCCTCGAAGAGCATCTATATATTCCAAACGCTGTGCATTCACCATTGGAGTATTTGCAGATAATTGTTCAAAGGTGTGCATCTGATGAAAAAATAGTTTTATAGGTCGATGCTTCATATGGAACACCTCTGTTCTTAAATATGTCCACACTTGTGGATAACCAGATAGATAATATCACGATGATCAACATTTGCTGCATTTTCGTCCGATTACAGTAAAGATAATGTAGTAACAATGCAAGTATTGCCACTTGGAAGAATTCAAAATACTGGGCAAAGCGTATCGCCAGATGACTGAGGTTGCATACAAGAAAGAAAAAGCAGGAAAAGATAAAAGACAAGAAATACCACAGATTGAATTCCGGGATTATGTCGCCATATTCTTCATGCAATCTCGGTGCATACCATATCACGAGAATAGATATCATAAGATATGATAGCATCATAGGACCAAATGCAAGCTGCTCAGTGGACGCACCACCGAGTATACTGACCGCTCTGTCGGAATAATTTTCATAACCGATTAGTGAGGTCAATGGCTCGATGTATCCGGTCATTCCCAAGAATGAACCTATTTGTCCGAATATTAGGCATGCAGCCAAAATGGCCATGCATAACGTTCGCCGTTGAGGAAATCTGATTTTTTCAAAGGGAACATAAGCCAGACCGTAAAAAACTAGTATTATGAGTGCCGAATGGTGAATCTGCGAGAGCAAAAGAATTCCGGCAATGTATGGAACGGCCTTTTTCTGAACGATGTAATTGCTGAGAAACAGAAAACCGCAAGCCACAATCATCTGTCTTACGGCGTTCATCATATCCAGAAAATACCTACCTCCGAACAAAACCACTGGGAGCCACACGAGGAGAGGTTTGTATTTTTCAAACGCTTTGGTTAGAAAGAAAATCTGGAAAAATGCAGTGACACCCATTCCTATGGAGAAATGGATGTTGTAATTATGAATAAAACAGACAAACCAATTCCAAAGATGCTCTTGGGAGCCTTTGATTATTAGTCCATTGCGCAGGGTAAGTATGTATGACACAGAATCCTCACCTGTCCTCCACCTAATCGCAGCGATAAAAGTGAAAAACAGGATATACCACCACAGATATTTGTCTATGCGATCTTCACCACCATAGCGTAATTCTGAGTTGCGGGCCAAGGAAAACATGATCCATGTAAAGAATATGTAAATAAGAATCTCAAAAATAAACATTCCTAATTTTAGTCAAATTCAACAATGTCGTTTAGACTCTGATAAAGGCATCAGCCGATATTCCCGTTTTTTGGTCGTTGCTTTGGGATTATTCTCATGGGATTTCCGACAACTACAGAATTGGACGGGATATCTTTTACGACCACGCACCCCCCCCCGATAGTCACATTATTCCCTATGGTCACACCTCCTATGATTATGGCTCCCGCGCAGACCTTAACATTATCACCTATGATAGGTGTCATATCGTCGTTCCAAACAATATTTACACATTGGTTCACTGAGAAATTCTTTCCAATGCTCTGAGCGCATATAACCGTGGAGTAGCCATGTTGGACCGTTATACCTCCGTCGATTGTCTGACAGGCGATGGTTAGGTTGTTCTGGGGTTTGAATAACCAGTATACAAATATCTTCCGCCAGCCAATTCTATAGTATACGACACTCCTGAATTCCTTGTGTTCTATGAACAACATTCCAAAACTGAATAAAGATACAGAAAGATCCTTCCATAAGCACCACTGCTTTAAGTCCTCATTGATAAGATCGTATATCCGATGTTTTAGAACGCTTTTGTATAAGTATATGACAGGTAATAACAGACACGTTGCTGTACCATACCAAACTCGACGTACATTCATGAAGATTGCTTTAAAAAATAGTGTTAGATGATGATATACAGAGTTTTTCGACATAACGCAACAGTTTGATTACCGATGTAGTCACGGAGGTCGATTTTCTGTTAATATTACCCAAAAGTCGGTCTCTGTTGGGGTTGTTTATGACCCATTGGAGCTTTGTCTTGATCTCTTCGATATCAGCCGGAATGTCAACGACTTCTTGTGGTAAAGGATGAAATACTTCATTGGCTCCTACGTTTGCAGAAATAAGTATGTTGCATCGACAAGATAAGGCCTCTATTACCGCTAACCCGAAAGGTTCAGACTCTGAGACCTGAATGAAAAGACAAGCCTGCTGATACATTTCCATCAGCGTTTTGTGTGGAATTAATCCGTAACAGTTAACAAACGGGAATTCAGATATACTGTAGGTGTCTTCTTGTGAAGGCGTGTCTCCAAAAACACTTATATGGTAGTTTTGTCCTTCGTTGTTCAGAATTTCTACTGCCCTGCATATGTTAAGATTACGCTTTATGGGGCGTCCGCCACCCACCAATATTATTTCATTGTTTTTTCTTAGGCTGTCGTCAACGAGAGTGGAATCCGGAAGCTCATCCCAATCGATGCCATTTGTGAGCACGTCTATCTTGTCGGCATATTCGGGTAGTTTTTTACGGGCCAGTTTGCAAAATATGGAACTTACGCACAAAATCAGATTGGCTCTGGGTAGAATGTCAGCTTCTAGTCTACGTTGCAGCGGTCCGTCATCGGAGGCGAGACCGTGCATGATGTAGATAATCTTCTTTCCTAATGTCTTTGCAAGAGCGGTTTCGTATGTTTTGAACCCAAGAGCAGATATAATTATCACGCGCGATACCAGAATTTTTGCCAGGATTTCGAGTCGAGCCACAAATCTGTTGTTTGATTTGATCCGGAGCACTTTAGATGGCAAACACTTCACATAAGCACGATTGACCTGTGCTGGTCCGTTTTCGCCGAATGGAGAGCCATAAAAGAAAATCATAAGCTACAAGTTGCAAATCCATAAAAAACGCGGAAAGTCATTTGCTAGCAATGCCTCCTCTATCTGTTTGAGCCGGGAGCTTTTGGTCTTGAGACCGCATTTCATTATGATATCTCTCATTACTAAGAATGCGGCTTTTTGAGCATGGCGGTCTTTGAATGTTCCTAGGCGGATTTGATTCATCTTGGCCTGATATAACAGAGAATCATAGAAATTCGCATCATTATCCATTCCGAGTTTTGCTCGGTCCTTTATGAGTTTCAGTGTCACATATAATGTTTCAAGTATCTTGGGCTTGCCACGAGAAGTCAAGGTAATCCCGGAGGGATTAATACGATATTTGTAAACATGCTCAGGTATATTTATCATTTTTTTTGCAATCGGAAATATAAGAAAGCCCATTATTGAGTCTTCAAACAAATAACCTTCAGGGAATATTATGTTTTTGAATAGCTGGGCCCTAAAGGCTTTTCCCCATGGATAACTACTTTGCAAATTCCCGACAGGCGATACCTTTTCGATGATGTTGTCATTGAGATCAATGGTGAGCCATCCGCCACCAATGATATCGACATCATCGTTAAATTGCTCATAGAGGTTTTGTATGCAGCCGTCAGCGAGCATATCGTCGCTATCAAGAAACATGATATAACGTCCTTTCAGAGCTGACAGTCCTGCATTACGTGCGCCAGAAAATCCTTTGTTAGGCTGATTAATTATCTCAACATGGGGATCTGAACCCATATGAGTGATTATATCTGAAGAACGGTCTGTGCAACCGTCGTTAATCACTGTAACTATATACTGACAGAGGGTTTTCTGATTTAAAACTGAATCAATGCAAGCCTGAACAAATTTTTCAGTGTTGTAGACTGGTATTATTATCTGAAGGTCATATTCACATGAAGAAACCGTAGCATGCTCTCTGATGGCCGATGTGCCATTGTCAGGATGTATCGAGTGCAGATACTCCAGTGCCCGCGACACATCATCTGGTGAGGGTGCGCACTTTCCGGAACAGCGGCGCTGTGGGCAAAACGGTCGTATGCCAATACGCCTGAGTATTTTGGGCAGATACTCGTATATCGAATAACAATCCATAATCAGTATTTTATAAATAGTCTGGCAATCTTATAAAGATGAAGATCGATGCACAGATAGCCGATTAGCCAACGTATGCTCTGGGTCTTATAGGCTTGAGGCTTGACTTTAGAAAACTCTCTGGATATCTCATCTGTTGTGAATATATTGTATATAAATC is a window encoding:
- a CDS encoding glycosyltransferase, whose product is MRPLISVIVPVYNVEKYLDRCVNSLLNQTIDNIEIILVDDGSPDLCPQMCDKYASIHSNIKVVHKQNAGLGMACNTGLNIAVGEYVAFVDSDDWVDNNMYKQMTDIASSHEADIVFSGLERNNGTMAIGTLPHPASIEIFSTKPEIGVLMKNMIASEPHIDIERPIQVSAKVALYRKSIIDTHGIRFESERSLISEDLLFNLDYLSHAGKVVIIPNCFYHYYTNQQSITCNTAKDKRADFEKFHNHIQKRYPQFMDDDDFMIRTDRLFAGYIRSYMDFIVNHTSITAKDKIKRINSLCHCSNWELIKTRYPVDSMPMKHKVILRLTLWKQAMLLFAIFKLYHR
- a CDS encoding acyltransferase family protein, coding for MHTFEQLSANTPMVNAQRLEYIDALRGFTIFLVITTHLHAFVWQDCTIFDSIFEAIRMPLFFFISGYLAYTPSLTKEKFRTRIVNRLNKQLKPTLIVWIVYIVLLFYFSTRKFSAFPEYFNARLFDPMKSGYWFTLSLVEIFLIFVTITRICYLKKMKKRNVALIFAICSMLCISISILYPNQHLLSEQIIKLSNLLCIEKTISLSGYFFFGAVCKIYIDQFQKRLSNKGFILCCATIFLIINQTYWGGVIGYKFNSFLGVFITVSSFFLYREYISSSTSFWKFWIHAGKNTLPTYLFHYFFIFILTKNFVAYDYFQIPSLGDLIPNEIIKSIVNITIAVGILWMTLYLDKVLKKLPKVYKLVFG
- a CDS encoding EpsG family protein; the encoded protein is MFIFEILIYIFFTWIMFSLARNSELRYGGEDRIDKYLWWYILFFTFIAAIRWRTGEDSVSYILTLRNGLIIKGSQEHLWNWFVCFIHNYNIHFSIGMGVTAFFQIFFLTKAFEKYKPLLVWLPVVLFGGRYFLDMMNAVRQMIVACGFLFLSNYIVQKKAVPYIAGILLLSQIHHSALIILVFYGLAYVPFEKIRFPQRRTLCMAILAACLIFGQIGSFLGMTGYIEPLTSLIGYENYSDRAVSILGGASTEQLAFGPMMLSYLMISILVIWYAPRLHEEYGDIIPEFNLWYFLSFIFSCFFFLVCNLSHLAIRFAQYFEFFQVAILALLLHYLYCNRTKMQQMLIIVILSIWLSTSVDIFKNRGVPYEASTYKTIFSSDAHL
- a CDS encoding LbetaH domain-containing protein, which encodes MSKNSVYHHLTLFFKAIFMNVRRVWYGTATCLLLPVIYLYKSVLKHRIYDLINEDLKQWCLWKDLSVSLFSFGMLFIEHKEFRSVVYYRIGWRKIFVYWLFKPQNNLTIACQTIDGGITVQHGYSTVICAQSIGKNFSVNQCVNIVWNDDMTPIIGDNVKVCAGAIIIGGVTIGNNVTIGGGCVVVKDIPSNSVVVGNPMRIIPKQRPKNGNIG
- a CDS encoding glycosyltransferase family 4 protein — encoded protein: MIFFYGSPFGENGPAQVNRAYVKCLPSKVLRIKSNNRFVARLEILAKILVSRVIIISALGFKTYETALAKTLGKKIIYIMHGLASDDGPLQRRLEADILPRANLILCVSSIFCKLARKKLPEYADKIDVLTNGIDWDELPDSTLVDDSLRKNNEIILVGGGRPIKRNLNICRAVEILNNEGQNYHISVFGDTPSQEDTYSISEFPFVNCYGLIPHKTLMEMYQQACLFIQVSESEPFGLAVIEALSCRCNILISANVGANEVFHPLPQEVVDIPADIEEIKTKLQWVINNPNRDRLLGNINRKSTSVTTSVIKLLRYVEKLCISSSNTIF
- a CDS encoding glycosyltransferase family 2 protein; translation: MDCYSIYEYLPKILRRIGIRPFCPQRRCSGKCAPSPDDVSRALEYLHSIHPDNGTSAIREHATVSSCEYDLQIIIPVYNTEKFVQACIDSVLNQKTLCQYIVTVINDGCTDRSSDIITHMGSDPHVEIINQPNKGFSGARNAGLSALKGRYIMFLDSDDMLADGCIQNLYEQFNDDVDIIGGGWLTIDLNDNIIEKVSPVGNLQSSYPWGKAFRAQLFKNIIFPEGYLFEDSIMGFLIFPIAKKMINIPEHVYKYRINPSGITLTSRGKPKILETLYVTLKLIKDRAKLGMDNDANFYDSLLYQAKMNQIRLGTFKDRHAQKAAFLVMRDIIMKCGLKTKSSRLKQIEEALLANDFPRFLWICNL